One Arthrobacter sp. FW306-07-I genomic window carries:
- the trhO gene encoding oxygen-dependent tRNA uridine(34) hydroxylase TrhO: MALNKIVLFYGFTPIADPEAVRLWQRALCEKLGLTGRILISKDGINATVGGEIRAVKQYVKTTREYPGFRGIDVKWSDGGAEDFPRLSVKVRDEIVSFGAPGELKVDADGVVGGGKHLKPEQLHELVEARKQDGEDVVFFDGRNAFEAQIGRFKDAVVPDVATTHDFIKELDSGKYDALKDKPVVTYCTGGIRCEVLSSLMVNRGFKEVYQLDGGIVRYGEAFKDQGLWEGSLYVFDKRMHLEFSEDAKTIGACARCSAPTNKFENCSNPSCRTLTLYCAECAASPETLRCPDGCAAA; this comes from the coding sequence GTGGCTTTGAACAAGATTGTGCTCTTTTACGGCTTTACCCCCATCGCCGATCCCGAAGCGGTGCGGCTCTGGCAGCGCGCGCTGTGCGAGAAGCTGGGCCTGACCGGCCGCATCCTCATCTCCAAGGACGGGATCAATGCCACGGTGGGCGGGGAAATCCGCGCTGTTAAGCAGTACGTCAAAACCACCCGGGAATACCCCGGCTTCCGCGGCATCGACGTGAAGTGGTCCGACGGCGGCGCGGAGGACTTCCCGCGGCTTAGCGTGAAGGTGCGGGACGAGATCGTCTCCTTCGGTGCTCCCGGAGAACTCAAGGTGGACGCGGACGGAGTGGTCGGCGGCGGGAAGCACCTCAAGCCCGAGCAGCTGCACGAGCTCGTCGAGGCCAGGAAGCAGGACGGCGAGGACGTGGTCTTCTTCGACGGACGGAACGCGTTCGAAGCGCAAATTGGCCGGTTCAAGGACGCGGTGGTCCCGGACGTGGCCACCACCCATGACTTCATCAAGGAGCTGGACTCCGGCAAGTACGACGCCCTGAAGGACAAACCGGTGGTCACCTACTGCACCGGAGGCATCCGCTGCGAGGTGCTCTCCAGCCTGATGGTGAACCGCGGCTTTAAAGAGGTGTACCAGCTGGACGGCGGCATCGTCCGGTACGGCGAAGCATTCAAGGACCAGGGACTTTGGGAAGGCTCGCTCTACGTCTTCGACAAGCGGATGCACCTGGAGTTCAGCGAGGACGCCAAGACCATCGGTGCGTGCGCCCGCTGCTCCGCACCCACCAACAAGTTCGAGAACTGCTCCAACCCCAGCTGCCGGACCCTGACGCTGTACTGCGCTGAGTGTGCGGCCAGCCCGGAAACCCTCCGCTGCCCGGACGGCTGCGCGGCGGCGTAG
- a CDS encoding GNAT family N-acetyltransferase, giving the protein MSPETLVEDITGLLEVWVAGWTGCRGYRTSTEGRFPSVLRSDTSGEWEVFASEPTADEFAALAARTAESPARVLTVLTNDPSRYADLAARHGLNVTSDTQTMMIVDMETQDAEDPWLSDDELSLSTFEQDGVHYAEVRSGDALAASGRVFVVGDTAVFDKIITEPRFQRRGLGSFIMRALAAQAFGHDVRTGLLLASADGQKLYSHLGWTTVARVLMLSASHEGADLSLS; this is encoded by the coding sequence ATGAGTCCGGAAACCCTGGTTGAAGACATCACTGGCCTGCTCGAAGTGTGGGTTGCCGGCTGGACGGGATGTCGCGGCTACCGGACCTCCACGGAGGGCCGCTTCCCCTCCGTGCTCCGGTCCGACACAAGTGGGGAGTGGGAAGTCTTCGCCTCCGAACCCACGGCGGATGAGTTCGCAGCACTGGCCGCCAGGACGGCCGAATCCCCGGCCCGCGTGCTCACCGTCCTCACCAACGACCCCTCCCGGTATGCGGACCTGGCTGCCCGGCACGGGCTGAATGTCACCTCTGACACGCAAACGATGATGATCGTGGACATGGAGACCCAGGACGCCGAGGACCCCTGGCTTTCCGACGATGAGCTGAGCCTGTCCACCTTCGAGCAGGATGGCGTCCACTATGCCGAGGTCCGTTCCGGAGATGCCCTAGCGGCGAGCGGCAGGGTGTTCGTAGTGGGTGACACCGCAGTGTTCGACAAGATCATCACCGAACCCCGGTTCCAGCGCAGGGGCCTGGGCAGCTTCATCATGCGCGCCCTGGCGGCCCAGGCCTTCGGCCACGACGTGCGGACCGGCCTCCTGCTGGCTTCGGCGGACGGGCAGAAGCTCTACTCACACCTCGGCTGGACCACGGTAGCGCGGGTCCTGATGCTCTCGGCGTCCCACGAGGGCGCGGACCTCTCGCTGAGCTGA
- a CDS encoding DEAD/DEAH box helicase: MNPHDSLIPLLGRGPDPEQLRHVHTIPAREAVHAPWPEWLHPDIAEAYGSLGIREPYLHQVDAANAAHSGQHVVVATGTASGKSLAYQLPALDAIHRSELQVLADPGKIHDDGAVTLYLSPTKALAADQLNAIRALKLPTVRAETYDGDTDPAARRWIRDHANFILANPDMLHFGILPNHAWWAGFFRRLRYVIVDEAHSYRGVFGSHVANLMRRLRRICAYYGAGTAFPEPVFIAASATASEPDVSFSRLIGAPVKAVSSDCSPHGATTVALWEPALTEVRGENGAKERRTAVAETSDLLANLVSARIRTIAFIKSRRGAETISAITKRLLDEVDPSLPQRVAAYRSGYLPEERRAVEKALRSGQLLGVSSTSALELGIDISGLDAVLVAGWPGTRASLFQQIGRAGRAGQDAIAAFVASDDPLDTFLVNHPEAIFDVSVEATVFDPSNPYVLGPHLCAAAAELPLGPAELDLFGRTAEMLLDRLVAQGYLRRRPAGWFWTHSQSAAAMVNLRADGGGPVSIVDAETGSLLGTMDSPQTHYQAHTGAVYVHQGDTYVVEDLNEDDHCVMVRRANPDYYTTARDVTQIEVLDTVRTMQWGDVTVHFGDVKVTTQVVSFQRKALISNEVLGEEPLELGARELFTKAVWFVVDNRSLTGAGLIEAQFPGALHAAEHAAIGLLPLVASSDRWDIGGVSTALHADTGVPTIFVYDGHPGGAGFAERGFDKAMVWLAATRDAIKACECEAGCPSCVQSPKCGNKNNPLDKAAAVTLLDVLLKDATEAVPVEQEARN, encoded by the coding sequence GTGAACCCCCATGACTCCCTGATTCCTTTGCTGGGCCGCGGCCCGGACCCGGAGCAGCTTCGTCATGTCCATACCATCCCCGCGCGGGAGGCGGTCCACGCACCATGGCCTGAGTGGCTGCATCCGGACATCGCTGAGGCATACGGCTCCCTCGGCATCCGGGAGCCATACCTGCATCAGGTGGATGCGGCCAACGCAGCCCACTCGGGCCAGCACGTCGTGGTGGCCACCGGAACCGCATCCGGAAAGTCCCTGGCGTACCAGCTGCCGGCGCTGGACGCGATCCACCGGTCCGAGCTGCAGGTGCTCGCGGACCCGGGAAAAATCCACGACGACGGCGCCGTCACCCTCTACCTCTCCCCCACCAAGGCCCTGGCAGCCGACCAGTTGAACGCCATCCGTGCTCTCAAACTGCCCACCGTCCGGGCCGAAACCTACGACGGCGATACTGATCCGGCCGCGCGCCGGTGGATCCGGGACCACGCCAACTTCATCCTGGCCAACCCGGACATGCTGCACTTTGGCATCCTTCCCAACCACGCCTGGTGGGCAGGGTTTTTCCGCCGGCTGCGCTATGTAATCGTGGATGAGGCCCACAGCTACCGCGGCGTGTTCGGATCGCATGTGGCCAACCTGATGCGGCGGCTCCGCAGGATCTGCGCCTATTACGGGGCAGGAACGGCGTTCCCGGAGCCCGTGTTCATTGCGGCCTCCGCCACCGCTTCGGAGCCCGATGTCTCCTTCTCCCGCCTCATCGGCGCCCCCGTAAAGGCGGTGTCCAGCGACTGTTCGCCTCACGGGGCCACCACCGTGGCATTGTGGGAACCGGCGCTGACCGAAGTCCGGGGTGAGAACGGAGCCAAGGAGCGGCGGACCGCTGTTGCGGAGACTTCGGACCTGCTGGCCAACCTGGTGTCAGCCCGGATCCGCACCATTGCCTTCATCAAGTCCCGGCGCGGGGCCGAGACCATCTCCGCCATCACCAAACGCCTCCTTGACGAGGTGGATCCCAGCCTTCCCCAGCGGGTGGCGGCCTACCGTTCCGGATACCTGCCGGAGGAACGGCGTGCTGTGGAAAAAGCCCTGCGTTCAGGGCAGCTGCTGGGCGTTTCCAGCACATCCGCCCTGGAGCTGGGCATCGACATCTCCGGCCTTGACGCCGTCCTGGTGGCCGGCTGGCCGGGCACGCGCGCATCGCTGTTCCAGCAGATAGGCAGGGCCGGCCGCGCGGGCCAGGACGCCATTGCGGCGTTTGTGGCCAGCGACGATCCGCTGGACACGTTCCTGGTGAACCACCCCGAAGCCATCTTCGACGTATCGGTCGAGGCCACCGTCTTTGACCCTTCCAACCCTTACGTGCTCGGACCGCACCTGTGCGCGGCGGCAGCGGAACTTCCGCTGGGACCTGCCGAGCTCGACCTCTTCGGCCGAACCGCCGAAATGCTCCTGGACCGGTTGGTGGCACAGGGCTACCTCCGGCGGCGGCCCGCGGGCTGGTTCTGGACCCACTCGCAGAGCGCCGCCGCCATGGTCAATCTCCGGGCCGACGGTGGCGGGCCGGTCAGCATCGTCGATGCCGAGACCGGTTCCCTCCTGGGAACGATGGACTCGCCGCAGACCCACTACCAGGCGCACACTGGCGCGGTGTACGTCCACCAGGGCGACACCTACGTGGTGGAGGACCTGAACGAGGACGACCACTGCGTCATGGTGCGCCGGGCAAATCCCGACTACTACACCACTGCACGGGATGTGACCCAGATCGAGGTCCTGGACACCGTGCGGACCATGCAGTGGGGCGATGTCACGGTCCACTTTGGCGATGTGAAGGTCACCACGCAAGTTGTCTCCTTCCAGCGCAAAGCCCTGATTTCCAACGAGGTCCTCGGGGAGGAGCCGCTTGAGCTGGGTGCACGCGAGCTCTTCACCAAGGCGGTCTGGTTTGTGGTGGACAACCGTTCGCTGACCGGGGCCGGACTGATTGAAGCGCAGTTTCCCGGTGCCCTGCACGCAGCGGAGCACGCAGCAATCGGGCTCCTGCCCCTCGTTGCATCCAGCGACCGCTGGGACATCGGCGGGGTCTCCACTGCCCTGCACGCCGACACCGGAGTGCCCACCATCTTCGTGTACGACGGGCACCCCGGCGGGGCTGGCTTTGCCGAACGGGGATTCGACAAAGCCATGGTGTGGCTGGCAGCGACCCGCGACGCCATCAAGGCCTGCGAGTGCGAGGCTGGCTGCCCGTCCTGCGTCCAGTCGCCAAAGTGCGGAAACAAGAACAACCCGCTGGACAAGGCTGCCGCGGTGACCCTGCTGGATGTCCTGCTCAAGGACGCCACGGAAGCGGTGCCGGTGGAACAGGAAGCCCGGAACTGA
- a CDS encoding Rv3654c family TadE-like protein, producing MVITAMAVMLLLAQSAVLASRAASAADLAALAAADALRGISSGEPCTVAAEVAARHAATVLGCTEGAGQTIEVRTELAERSLLGAATGRARAGPPP from the coding sequence GTGGTCATAACGGCAATGGCGGTCATGCTGCTGCTGGCCCAGTCAGCGGTACTTGCAAGCCGTGCGGCATCGGCCGCAGACCTGGCCGCGCTTGCAGCGGCGGACGCACTTCGCGGCATCAGCAGTGGCGAGCCCTGCACGGTTGCCGCCGAGGTGGCAGCCCGCCACGCGGCAACGGTCCTCGGCTGCACCGAGGGGGCGGGACAAACCATTGAGGTGCGGACCGAGCTTGCGGAGCGCTCACTGTTGGGCGCGGCCACCGGTCGTGCCCGGGCCGGACCTCCACCATAG
- a CDS encoding TadE family type IV pilus minor pilin, giving the protein MNAVVNARGAVTAEFAVALPAVLALLAMLLAGAAAGMTQLRIEEGARAGARALARGDDPAAVERTVRTLAGGSAAASVSADGGWFSITVTDRVSGPLGSAIPWTLTARATTRSETAGTRVGGGVGGGLTEGAGLK; this is encoded by the coding sequence TTGAACGCAGTAGTCAACGCACGCGGTGCGGTAACGGCAGAGTTTGCCGTGGCACTTCCTGCCGTGCTGGCGCTGCTGGCCATGCTGCTTGCCGGTGCCGCCGCGGGCATGACGCAGCTGCGTATCGAAGAGGGAGCCCGGGCCGGTGCCAGGGCTTTGGCGAGAGGCGATGACCCGGCAGCGGTGGAACGGACAGTCCGGACGCTTGCCGGCGGCTCGGCGGCGGCATCCGTCTCTGCTGACGGCGGATGGTTCAGTATCACCGTGACGGACCGGGTATCAGGACCTTTAGGATCCGCCATCCCCTGGACCCTCACCGCCCGTGCCACAACGCGCAGTGAAACAGCGGGGACCCGAGTGGGCGGTGGCGTTGGCGGTGGCCTGACCGAGGGCGCAGGGCTCAAATGA
- a CDS encoding DUF4244 domain-containing protein has product MSTNHRRRQYSASYSAGTSALAASGLRPGPLQSGRGEGRLRNSGGTQYPSSPAPLVDAPSRKASAPTVSAPTTSVPLPGNVVELYPNSVGHGFVGPRSVDSRPVVSGPARASSKSPRTATLMFSEAGMATAEYAIATLAAVGFAGLLVFILRSDEVRGFLLNLIRTALALP; this is encoded by the coding sequence ATGTCCACCAACCACCGCCGTCGTCAGTACTCCGCCAGCTACTCCGCCGGGACCTCTGCGCTCGCCGCTTCCGGACTGCGGCCAGGGCCGCTGCAGTCCGGTCGAGGTGAGGGCCGCCTTCGTAACTCCGGCGGCACCCAATACCCTTCCAGCCCTGCACCGCTCGTGGACGCACCTTCCAGGAAGGCATCGGCCCCAACAGTTTCAGCCCCGACCACGTCCGTCCCTCTGCCAGGCAACGTGGTGGAGCTCTACCCCAATTCAGTGGGGCATGGTTTTGTTGGTCCCCGCTCGGTGGATAGCCGCCCAGTCGTGTCCGGTCCAGCCCGCGCCTCGTCGAAGTCCCCGCGCACCGCAACGCTGATGTTTTCCGAAGCCGGAATGGCAACTGCGGAGTATGCCATCGCCACCCTGGCCGCGGTTGGGTTTGCCGGGCTGCTTGTGTTCATCCTCCGCAGCGATGAAGTTCGGGGTTTCCTGCTCAACCTCATTCGCACCGCCTTGGCGCTGCCGTGA
- a CDS encoding type II secretion system F family protein, which produces MSTGLGPGLALFLLLAAGAWLACSSHDRSRQRLRRLAPPVPGAKATAGPGSSHGRGLNDTAMMLELVAAMLDAGAGIGRSLELVAASAAPEYRDSLRPVVSALAIGADWETAWRSSAVRSTGILELRDALAFAALTGAPSSAILYAQAARLRRERFRAAEKRAASLGVKLVVPLGLCSLPAFICLGVVPVLLALVPSGS; this is translated from the coding sequence ATGAGCACGGGTTTGGGCCCGGGCCTCGCGCTCTTCCTGCTGCTCGCGGCCGGCGCCTGGCTCGCCTGTTCCAGCCATGACCGTTCCCGCCAACGGCTTCGCCGCCTGGCTCCTCCAGTGCCGGGTGCAAAGGCCACCGCTGGGCCCGGAAGCAGTCACGGCAGGGGCCTGAACGATACGGCGATGATGCTTGAACTCGTTGCAGCGATGCTCGACGCCGGGGCCGGGATTGGGCGATCGCTCGAGCTGGTGGCCGCCTCGGCGGCACCGGAGTACCGGGACTCGCTGCGGCCCGTGGTTTCGGCACTGGCCATCGGCGCCGACTGGGAGACCGCCTGGCGCAGCTCCGCCGTCCGCAGCACCGGGATCCTGGAGCTCCGTGATGCCCTGGCGTTCGCAGCCCTCACCGGCGCTCCGTCCTCCGCGATCCTTTATGCCCAGGCCGCAAGGCTTCGCCGCGAGCGGTTCCGGGCCGCGGAAAAGCGTGCTGCCTCGCTTGGGGTAAAGCTGGTGGTTCCGCTGGGCCTGTGCTCGCTTCCTGCCTTCATTTGCCTTGGAGTCGTGCCGGTGCTGCTGGCCCTGGTGCCGTCAGGCTCGTAG
- a CDS encoding type II secretion system F family protein, producing MTPLFTLVLCAAVLLLLKPPLDAASRLRAATRSSPKSPALPRIRKLPWARAAGGNAKTTRQPGLTLVVQQLAALLRGGRTPGRLWDELWTVYGVPNGNGQPHWGPLHAGSALSEGSAAVLASARAAAATGAPVAEAIRRALPTAFKGRDREARTWSQLAACFDIAEASGCPLADVLARFAAQLEAEDDADAARQTALAGPKATVRLLTWLPLMGLGLGAALGVDPLATLLGTPPGLAALLGGAVLTVAGRAWSARLVAAAAGSGTP from the coding sequence GTGACTCCTCTCTTCACCCTGGTGCTGTGCGCTGCTGTGCTGTTGCTCCTCAAGCCGCCCCTGGATGCTGCCTCCAGGCTGCGGGCAGCAACCAGGAGCAGTCCCAAATCGCCCGCGCTTCCAAGGATTCGGAAACTGCCGTGGGCCAGGGCGGCCGGCGGAAACGCCAAAACGACGAGACAGCCCGGCCTGACCCTGGTGGTGCAGCAGCTTGCGGCGCTGCTCAGGGGTGGACGAACACCTGGGCGTCTGTGGGACGAACTCTGGACGGTCTACGGCGTCCCCAACGGGAACGGGCAGCCGCATTGGGGGCCACTCCACGCCGGCTCGGCGCTCTCAGAGGGATCAGCTGCCGTACTCGCGTCCGCGCGGGCGGCTGCCGCAACGGGAGCTCCCGTAGCCGAAGCCATCCGGCGGGCACTGCCCACAGCCTTCAAGGGCAGGGACAGGGAGGCCCGGACCTGGTCCCAGCTCGCTGCCTGCTTCGACATCGCAGAAGCCAGCGGATGTCCGCTCGCCGACGTGCTGGCGCGCTTTGCGGCCCAGCTCGAAGCGGAGGATGACGCAGACGCGGCGCGGCAAACAGCCCTCGCCGGGCCCAAGGCAACCGTCCGGCTACTGACCTGGCTTCCATTGATGGGTCTTGGACTGGGTGCGGCCCTGGGGGTGGACCCACTGGCCACCCTGCTGGGAACACCTCCAGGACTGGCGGCACTGTTGGGCGGAGCAGTCCTCACGGTTGCGGGGAGGGCCTGGTCCGCGCGACTTGTAGCGGCCGCCGCCGGGTCAGGAACTCCATGA
- a CDS encoding TadA family conjugal transfer-associated ATPase has product MRRAWGTPITSAPETGRTPGAGGLGERRSARILAANQAGRAGRGRDTAGTGRAVDSGLLESVRESMMAEAGAVTPSRVAAAVQATGKLLGTAGSLAAVERISAELNGLGPLQELTRDPGVTDIFVNAPDSVWVDRGRGIERVAVLFDGEAQLRALACRLVAAGGRRLDDGSPCVDVRLAGGYRVHAVLPPVSTSGTLLSVRIRRERVFTMAELGSGGMFVPGVRAVLERVVAQRLSFLISGATGSGKTTLLSTLLGLCSVEERLVLIEDASELNPVHPHVVALESRHGNLEGGGAVDLGELVRQALRMRPDRLVVGECRGAEVRELLTAMNTGHSGGGGTIHANTAAAVPARLNALGALAGLGPEAVRLQAASALDVVIHVGRTQRGREVLCIGLINDGPEGLTVVPAVGQSGTPGPAWPALAARLGMDPEGAL; this is encoded by the coding sequence GTGAGGCGGGCATGGGGTACTCCGATAACGTCGGCCCCGGAAACGGGCAGGACCCCAGGGGCGGGCGGCCTCGGGGAACGGCGCAGCGCCCGGATCCTGGCAGCGAACCAGGCTGGACGCGCCGGGCGCGGCAGGGACACCGCCGGCACCGGCAGGGCCGTGGATTCCGGGCTGCTGGAATCCGTCCGCGAGTCGATGATGGCTGAGGCCGGAGCGGTGACGCCGTCCCGAGTGGCCGCGGCGGTCCAGGCCACGGGCAAATTGTTAGGTACCGCCGGATCGCTCGCAGCCGTGGAGCGGATCAGCGCCGAGCTCAATGGGCTGGGGCCGCTGCAGGAGCTGACGCGCGACCCCGGCGTCACAGACATCTTCGTCAACGCTCCCGACTCCGTCTGGGTGGACCGGGGGCGGGGCATCGAACGCGTTGCCGTCCTGTTCGACGGAGAGGCACAGCTGCGGGCACTGGCCTGCAGGCTCGTGGCTGCAGGCGGTCGCCGCCTCGATGACGGTTCACCCTGTGTCGATGTCAGGCTTGCCGGCGGTTACCGTGTCCATGCCGTGTTGCCGCCGGTATCCACGTCCGGGACGCTGCTGAGCGTCCGGATCCGGAGGGAACGTGTCTTCACCATGGCGGAGCTGGGCTCCGGCGGCATGTTCGTGCCGGGAGTGCGTGCGGTGCTGGAGAGGGTTGTCGCGCAAAGGTTGAGTTTCCTTATCAGCGGGGCTACGGGCTCCGGCAAGACGACCCTGCTGTCCACCCTGCTCGGCCTGTGTTCCGTGGAAGAGCGTTTGGTCCTGATCGAGGACGCGTCCGAACTGAACCCTGTCCACCCACACGTCGTCGCGCTCGAATCACGCCACGGAAACCTTGAAGGCGGCGGCGCGGTGGACTTGGGGGAACTGGTTCGCCAGGCGCTGCGGATGCGCCCGGACAGGCTGGTGGTGGGGGAGTGCCGGGGCGCTGAAGTACGTGAGCTCCTCACCGCGATGAACACCGGGCACAGCGGGGGCGGAGGCACCATTCACGCAAACACGGCAGCAGCCGTACCCGCCAGGCTCAACGCCCTCGGCGCGCTCGCAGGGCTCGGCCCCGAGGCGGTGCGGCTCCAGGCCGCCAGCGCGCTGGATGTGGTCATCCACGTCGGCAGGACGCAGCGGGGAAGGGAAGTCCTGTGCATTGGACTCATCAATGACGGCCCGGAAGGACTGACGGTGGTGCCGGCCGTTGGACAATCGGGGACTCCGGGCCCTGCATGGCCGGCGCTGGCAGCCCGGCTGGGGATGGACCCCGAGGGCGCGTTGTGA
- the ssd gene encoding septum site-determining protein Ssd, translating into MSRHQLNAAPSGQEKTGASSWPPTDPASAPPGSPLAPGDPLSVGTGERGAPWLPDGAGHYGAGPYGAARHDASLADPVPGASVAVGPGEVLLVTSSGVLRAEVERIVAAAGAQLRVVEDAVEGGPYWDSASAVLVGSDIRELPPRRSTPAVMVGLDGEGDSLWHLAAALGAERVAVLPDAAAWLADHLSRSRSPGPGGLVLGVIGGCGGAGATTAAIWIAQAAAGLGARVLLVDGDPWGGGLELALAAEESPGLRWPDLAEARGSIDPLQLSDSLPVAGGFSFLSWPATREPPAAVAAAAAAGVLDAARRGYELVVVDVGRGAEPLHTVAWDCDRILLVVRAQLKAAVAAVRLLQELPPVEGALLVRGRTGAALDSSLIAEAVGLPVQGRIPELRAVAGAMESGRLLDLGKRRNVRHFGGTVLDWLGEDLQAEDMA; encoded by the coding sequence ATGAGCAGGCACCAGTTGAACGCAGCGCCATCCGGGCAGGAAAAGACGGGAGCTTCCTCCTGGCCGCCAACGGATCCGGCCTCAGCACCACCGGGGAGTCCCTTGGCGCCCGGGGATCCCTTGTCCGTCGGGACGGGGGAACGTGGTGCCCCATGGCTTCCGGATGGCGCCGGTCACTATGGGGCCGGGCCATATGGTGCCGCCCGGCACGACGCATCGCTCGCCGATCCGGTGCCGGGTGCGTCAGTGGCGGTGGGTCCGGGCGAGGTACTGCTGGTCACCTCCTCCGGCGTCCTCCGCGCCGAAGTGGAGCGCATTGTGGCAGCCGCCGGCGCCCAGTTGCGCGTCGTCGAGGACGCGGTGGAGGGCGGGCCCTACTGGGATTCTGCATCGGCCGTCCTGGTGGGAAGCGACATTAGGGAACTGCCGCCCCGGCGGAGTACGCCCGCGGTCATGGTGGGCCTTGACGGCGAGGGGGACAGCCTTTGGCATCTTGCGGCTGCTCTGGGTGCCGAACGTGTTGCAGTGCTGCCTGACGCCGCAGCCTGGCTGGCGGACCATCTCAGCCGGTCGCGCTCGCCGGGTCCGGGCGGCCTGGTCCTCGGTGTTATCGGCGGCTGTGGTGGCGCCGGGGCCACTACCGCCGCCATCTGGATAGCGCAGGCCGCGGCAGGGCTGGGCGCCAGGGTTCTGTTGGTTGACGGCGACCCTTGGGGAGGAGGACTGGAACTGGCGCTTGCCGCCGAGGAGAGTCCCGGTCTGCGCTGGCCGGACCTCGCCGAGGCCAGGGGAAGCATTGACCCGCTGCAGCTCTCAGATTCCCTCCCGGTCGCCGGCGGCTTTTCCTTCCTGTCCTGGCCTGCCACCCGGGAACCGCCCGCTGCAGTCGCCGCCGCTGCCGCAGCCGGGGTTCTCGACGCCGCGCGGCGGGGATACGAACTGGTTGTCGTCGACGTGGGACGCGGTGCCGAGCCGCTCCACACAGTGGCATGGGACTGCGACCGCATCTTGCTGGTGGTGCGGGCCCAGCTGAAGGCGGCGGTGGCGGCCGTACGCCTGCTGCAGGAGCTTCCCCCGGTGGAGGGGGCCCTCCTGGTACGGGGGCGGACCGGCGCGGCGCTCGACAGTTCCCTGATCGCTGAGGCCGTGGGGCTGCCGGTGCAGGGCCGTATCCCCGAACTGCGTGCTGTCGCCGGGGCTATGGAATCCGGGCGGCTTTTGGACCTGGGTAAGCGGCGGAATGTGCGGCACTTCGGCGGAACCGTGCTCGACTGGCTCGGAGAGGATCTGCAGGCGGAGGACATGGCGTGA